ATTACCATAGGGTGTAGTGGTCGTAGGCACACCAGTAGGAGTGGTGGGTGCCACCTGTCCACCCGTCATCCCGTAGATGTAGTTGTTCACAAGAAACACCTTCAGGCCCACGTTTCTTCTGGCCGCATGCATGAGATGATTGCCGCCGATCCCGGCCAGGTCACCATCACCCGCTATCACCACTACATATTTATCTGGCTTCATCACCTTGACACCAGTGGCAAAAGCTATTGGGCGGCCGTGTGTTGTGTGAAGTGTGTCAGCCTCCAGATAGGGGCTGGGGATCCACGAGGAGCACCCTATGCCTGTTACCAGTATCAGGTCTCTTTTGTCTATACCCACCTTGTCCAGCATGTGGACGAAGCAGTTCAAAACAGTACCGCATCCGCAGCCAGGGCAGAATGCCGTGGGGAAAATCTCTTCCCGTATATAGTTTAATATGTTATTGTTAGCAGCCATAGTTAAAGTAATTTATGTATAATGTTCGATCACAGAATAGATCTCCGACACCCTGTGGGACACGCCTCCAACCTTGGATATCGAGACCACCTCACAATCGACGAATCTTTCTATTTCCCGGGAGAGCTGTCCTAGGTTCATCTCGGGGACGAGGATCTTCTTCACCTTCTTGCCTATCGCGGCGATCTTCTTTTTCGGGAAGGGCCAGACGATCATAAGCCTGAGAAATCCGACCTTTAGGCCATTGTTGCGGGCCTCAAGGACGGCGCCCATGGTCGGCCTTGAGGCAACACCCAGAGACACAAGGGCGACCTCAGCATCATCCATGAAGTGTTCTTCGACTCTGACCAGTTTGTCCCTGTTCACGTCTATCTTTGTATAGATCCTTCTTATCAGCGTGTCGTGGACCTCCTGGGAAAACACATCCCTCATACCTGTCTCCTTGTGGCTTGAGCCCGTTACGTGCACAAAACTTCCATGTCCCAATTCAAACATGGGAGGGATCATCTCTCCACCAAATGCGTGCTGATTCGAGGATCCCAGGCGCCTGTTGACTAATTCAATGTCCGACGGATCGGGAAAGGTCATCTTCTCTCTGAGATGGCCGATCTCACCGTCGGTCAATACGATGACAGGATTTCGATATCTCTCAGCAAGATTGAATGCATCAGCAGTGAGAGTCAAACACTCCTGTACTGTCGCAGGGGAGAGTGCTATGATTTGATGGTCCCCGTGCGTTCCCCATCTTGCCTGCATGATGTCGCCCTGCGCAGGGAGCGTTGCCTGTCCAGTGGAAGGGCCTGACCTCTGCACATCTATGATGACACAAGGAGTCTCGGTCATGAAGGCATATCCGATATTTTCCTGCATGAGCGAGAATCCCGGACCGGATGTTGCGGTCATCCCCCGTGCGCCGGCCCACACAGCGCCTATGACCGCACCAATGCTGGCAATCTCGTCTTCCATCTGGAGGCAGTAACCACCTACATTTGGCAGCTCGATGGACAGCGATTCCGCGATTTCAGATGCAGGGGTTATGGGATAGCCCGCAAAGAAGTTACAGCCACCGTATAGCGCACCATACGCGCAGGCAGTATCACCCTGCATGAACTTCGTCTGGCCTGCGAACCTCTTCAGATACTTGATCCGCCGGACTTCTATTGACGTGTTGACAGCCAAAGTGTCCGCAACTCCTCACAAAGACTATTTAGAGCCGTTCTTCTACAGGTTTCACCAGTCTATATTACACAACCCGACACGTCAAGGAGCAAAATCCTTGCAACGAGAGAATAGAAATTGACCCATGCCAACGATTGAAACCACAAGATTACACGAGATTCCTGACACAAAACACGAAAATACGAAACTACGAAATTGGGAAATTGAAATCCGAGATTGCTTCGGGACCGCTTACTCTCCTCCGTCGGCTATGCCGGCGAAGAACCAAAAATGCCCCGTATATCTCGCTTCGCGAGAAACGGGGCAGGCCTCGTCTTTTCTCTGGAAAAGCCGGACCTATTTGGCTCGCAATGACACTTCTTCCATTCTATTTGTATCTTAGATCTATACGTCATCTGACAAGGTAGACAGCTCCATCTGATGTCGCTGCGACAGTGTCCACGTCAAACATGGAGCGGAGTTCCTGGAGACTATATAGGTAGGAAGCTCTGTAATTGTTTTCAAACCAAACGAGATACGTGTCGGTGCCTGACACCAGGGTCGTCTTGAATTTCAAGATATCGTCTGGGGTGCTCTTCGGTGAATGAGATGGATGTTTGCGTGGGCTCAATCTTGCGGACTCACCAGCAAGGATGTAGACTGCATCAGGAGCGTTGCTGTAAACCTGGCCGTGCAGCGGATACCTCCTAATATGCTGTACAAGGTTGGACTCTCTCCACGCGGCTGTGGCATACCCTCCGGGACCATCGCGAAAAGACATCCATGTGACTTTTGTAACGCGTGAAGCCCTATATGCAAGCCAAATGCTGAATCCAGCAATCAAAGTTATAGTGAAAGCCTTCCTTAGGAAATGTCTGTCGGGGAACTCCCGAAGATTGTCGAAAGTGAAAACCATCAGTAATATCAGAGGCACATAGATTGGTGATAACAACCTATCATTGATGCCGCCAAATGCAACGCCTGTTGCAGACGCAACCAGACAGCCCAGGTATATCAACAGAAAACAAAGTGAGGGCATGATCTGTGGTAGATTGCTGCGCGCCCAGCGATTTCTATCGCGGGCGGTGATGGCTGCGAGAAGACCAAGCATCAATATGAACAGCAAGCTGAAAATCACAATCCTTGCGGTAGTCGGCATCCTCAGGGGCAAAAACCATTTGCTTACAGCGTGGAGCGCAAACCAGAGGTTCTGCGCGATCGGAAATGAGCCCAAGGCGATCTCTCTCGTCAATTCGGAGGAAACAATGCGGTTTCCAACGAGCCAGACGATTGTCGGTAAGGCTGAGATAGTGGCAAACATAATCAAATTGACAAACCTTCGGACTGGAGTAATGCTTGGCTTCAGATAAAGTATCACCAGGCCGGCAAGAATTACCGCGATTCCGAGATAGTGGGTTAGAAAAGCGAGCATAGCAGAGATTGTCAATAGAATGAATGATAGGGATTTACCTCTCTCCAGGAACTCTCCGGCTTCTACAACGAATACGAGAACTAACAATACAAAAAGCGGTTCAGGCCAGGCAAATGCTGACACTCCGATGAGGGGCTTTGACAATAGAAGAGCCCCTGCTCCAAGTAATGCAAAGGGCAAGGGTTGGATGTTTTTCAGTAACCATAGGCCCGAAATGAATATTATCGCCCCAAAGCAGATGGCGTTGAGATACCGAGCAACACCAAGGGGGTCAAATCCACAGAGGCCAATAGATGCCAGCAATGTTGGGAACAAAGGAGGGCAACTGACAAATCGACTTCCATCATATTGGACGTATCCCTTCCCAGATAGCAGATTTCTTGCTGTAGATACGTGAGCAACAGAATCTGGTGAGACACCTGGCCCGAATCGGGATGTACTGGTGAGCACCAAGAGAACACCCAGGAGACCCAGAATCAGCAATAACCCAATGATTCTACGAACAAGCCTCGTCTGACCCAGCACTTCATTCACCTCATTAGCACAGATATTCCCGTCTGACTCGTGCATCTTCTTAGTACTGTGACTGTCTTCGTTACAAGGTGCGATATTTCCAGTAATGTAGACGTATGTCTTTGTGAGCGATTTCTGGTTCAAAAACCTTTTGGATGCTTCACCCCGGTGGCCTAGTCTCAACCTGTATATTTTAACCCAAATCTTCTCATTTTTCAATCTCCATCCTCTGAACCCGCAAATAGAAAACGAAATAGGGCCACGCCATCGGAGAGGGCGTGAGGCCTGCCTGCGGCGTCTCACGGTGCCACGTGCCACGGGGCATATTTCGTTTCTATTTTCGAAGGCGGGGGAACGGAGCGATGGGAAGTTCGTAGTTTCATGTATCAGCTGACGGTTGATGGCTGACAGTTTCTGTATGTATTAAGCGTATGGAGTACAGCGTGAAGTAAAATCGCTTGACAGACTGAAATTCTTGAAATACACTTTCTGGGGCCGAAAGGAGGCAGTGATGGCAGTGAAGGTCGGAATAAATGGATTTGGCCGCATCGGCAGGCTTGTTTTCAGACGGGCTCTGCAAAACGACTCGCTGAAGGTTGTCGCGGTGAATGACATCACGGATGCGAAGACACTTGCTCACTTGTTGAAGTATGATTCTGTTCACGGCAAGTTTGATGCAGAGGTTGAGGCAAAACCAGATTCGATCATCGTGAACAATGAGGAATATGCGGTCTATTCCGTGAAGAGCCCCGAACAACTGCCATGGAAGAGTCTTGGGGTTGACATCGTAATTGAGGCCACAGGTCTCTTCAGGAGCCCGGACAAGGCGCGCCTCCACCTGAACGCCGGAGCAAAGAAGGTGATAATCACAGCACCGGCCAAGGGGATCCCGGACATCACCATCGTTCTGGGAGTTAATCAAAAGATGTACAAACCAAAATCGCACCATATCATAAGCAACGCTTCTTGCACCACCAATTGTCTTGCGCCTGTTGCGAAAGTACTCCATGAGAGTTTTGGCATAAAGAACGGGTT
This genomic interval from candidate division TA06 bacterium contains the following:
- a CDS encoding 2-oxoacid:ferredoxin oxidoreductase subunit beta; this encodes MAANNNILNYIREEIFPTAFCPGCGCGTVLNCFVHMLDKVGIDKRDLILVTGIGCSSWIPSPYLEADTLHTTHGRPIAFATGVKVMKPDKYVVVIAGDGDLAGIGGNHLMHAARRNVGLKVFLVNNYIYGMTGGQVAPTTPTGVPTTTTPYGNPEPPMNIAEIVTAAGADYVARWTTYHVRKLMHSMEQAMKKKGFSLIEIMSQCPVSYGKRVKLKKGSDMLRYFRDNSVPIQKTGDLTEEELSGKIVIGKLVDRERTEFTATLNAIVEKREKEVGTS
- a CDS encoding 2-oxoacid:acceptor oxidoreductase subunit alpha, translating into MQGDTACAYGALYGGCNFFAGYPITPASEIAESLSIELPNVGGYCLQMEDEIASIGAVIGAVWAGARGMTATSGPGFSLMQENIGYAFMTETPCVIIDVQRSGPSTGQATLPAQGDIMQARWGTHGDHQIIALSPATVQECLTLTADAFNLAERYRNPVIVLTDGEIGHLREKMTFPDPSDIELVNRRLGSSNQHAFGGEMIPPMFELGHGSFVHVTGSSHKETGMRDVFSQEVHDTLIRRIYTKIDVNRDKLVRVEEHFMDDAEVALVSLGVASRPTMGAVLEARNNGLKVGFLRLMIVWPFPKKKIAAIGKKVKKILVPEMNLGQLSREIERFVDCEVVSISKVGGVSHRVSEIYSVIEHYT
- the gap gene encoding type I glyceraldehyde-3-phosphate dehydrogenase, which produces MAVKVGINGFGRIGRLVFRRALQNDSLKVVAVNDITDAKTLAHLLKYDSVHGKFDAEVEAKPDSIIVNNEEYAVYSVKSPEQLPWKSLGVDIVIEATGLFRSPDKARLHLNAGAKKVIITAPAKGIPDITIVLGVNQKMYKPKSHHIISNASCTTNCLAPVAKVLHESFGIKNGFMTTIHAYTGDQRLLDAPHKDLRRARAAALSIIPTTTGAAKAVGLVLPDLAGKLSGMAIRVPTADASIVDLVCHLKNKATPEEVNEAFKKACDGPMSKYIFYCEEPLVSIDFVGNAYSAIFDSLSTASIGDDLVKVLAWYDNEYGYACRTVDLAAYVGERM